From the Heliangelus exortis chromosome 25, bHelExo1.hap1, whole genome shotgun sequence genome, one window contains:
- the RAB7B gene encoding ras-related protein Rab-7b isoform X3, with product MIWCFVSGRARAPREPTLGGGVGWAELSTGVSVPATAGMQAQHGHGDIWDMRMAEGPSMDTNKKVDLKIIIIGALGVGKTSLLHQYVHKTFYEDYRTTLGASILTKVLAVDNTSLKLQIWDTGGQERFRSMVSTFYKGSDGCMLAFDVTDRESFESLDNWRNDFLDKVIPREQDFPMVVLGNKIDICDRQVPKETASAWCKEKDIPYFEHTGIFESYLTDSIKLTPQDKPKKKCC from the exons ATGATTTGGTGCTTCGTGTCTGGACGTGCACGGGCACCTCGGGAGCCAACCCTGGGAGGAGGTGtgggctgggctgagctcaGCACGGGGGTTTCTGTCCCTGCTACAGCTGGGATGCAGGCACAGCACGGGCATGGTGACATCTGGGACATGAGGATGGCTGAG GGCCCGTCCATGGATACCAACAAGAAGGTGGATCTGAAGATAATCATCATAGGAGCTCTCGG tGTGGGCAAAACCTCCCTCCTGCACCAGTACGTGCACAAAACCTTTTACGAGGACTATCGCACCACGCTGGGTGCCAGCATCCTCACCAAAGTCCTGGCTGTGGACAACACCTCCCTGAAACTGcag ATCtgggacacggggggacaggAGAGGTTCCGATCCATGGTGTCAACTTTTTACAAAGGCTCAGATGGCTGCATGCTGGCCTTTGATGTGACAGACAGGGAGTCCTTTGAGTCCCTGGACAACTGGAGAAACGACTTCCTGGACAAAGTCATCCCAAGGGAGCAAGATTTCCCCATGGTGGTGCTGGGGAACAAAATAGACATCTGTGACAGGCAG GTCCCCAAGGAGACAGCCTCAGCCTGGTGCAAGGAGAAGGACATCCCTTATTTCGAG cataCAGGGATTTTTGAGAGCTATTTAACTGACTCCATCAAACTCACCCCCCAGGACAAGCCCAAGAAGAAATGTTGCTGA
- the RAB7B gene encoding ras-related protein Rab-7b isoform X1, with the protein MQAQHGHGDIWDMRMAEGPSMDTNKKVDLKIIIIGALGVGKTSLLHQYVHKTFYEDYRTTLGASILTKVLAVDNTSLKLQIWDTGGQERFRSMVSTFYKGSDGCMLAFDVTDRESFESLDNWRNDFLDKVIPREQDFPMVVLGNKIDICDRQVPKETASAWCKEKDIPYFEVSAKNNINVAEAFETLAKQALSTHTGIFESYLTDSIKLTPQDKPKKKCC; encoded by the exons ATGCAGGCACAGCACGGGCATGGTGACATCTGGGACATGAGGATGGCTGAG GGCCCGTCCATGGATACCAACAAGAAGGTGGATCTGAAGATAATCATCATAGGAGCTCTCGG tGTGGGCAAAACCTCCCTCCTGCACCAGTACGTGCACAAAACCTTTTACGAGGACTATCGCACCACGCTGGGTGCCAGCATCCTCACCAAAGTCCTGGCTGTGGACAACACCTCCCTGAAACTGcag ATCtgggacacggggggacaggAGAGGTTCCGATCCATGGTGTCAACTTTTTACAAAGGCTCAGATGGCTGCATGCTGGCCTTTGATGTGACAGACAGGGAGTCCTTTGAGTCCCTGGACAACTGGAGAAACGACTTCCTGGACAAAGTCATCCCAAGGGAGCAAGATTTCCCCATGGTGGTGCTGGGGAACAAAATAGACATCTGTGACAGGCAG GTCCCCAAGGAGACAGCCTCAGCCTGGTGCAAGGAGAAGGACATCCCTTATTTCGAGGTCAGTGCCAAGAACAACATCAACGTGGCAGAGGCTTTTGAGACCCTGGCAAAGCAGGCACTGAGCACG cataCAGGGATTTTTGAGAGCTATTTAACTGACTCCATCAAACTCACCCCCCAGGACAAGCCCAAGAAGAAATGTTGCTGA